One window of Candidatus Mycobacterium wuenschmannii genomic DNA carries:
- a CDS encoding SDR family oxidoreductase — protein MRYVVTGGTGFIGRRVVARLLDAHPDAEVWILVRRSSLGRFERLAKAWGERAKPLVGELTEPNLGLTDDALAELGSVDHVVHCAAIYDITVGEAEQRAANVEGTQAVIELARRLDATLHHVSSIAVAGDFHGEYTEDDFDIGQQLPTPYHQTKFEAELLVRSTSGLRYRIYRPAVVVGDSRTGEMDKVDGPYYFFGMLAKLAVLPRLTPIMLPDTGRTNIVPVDYVVDALVELLHANGRDGQTFHLTSPKTIGLRGIYRGVAGAAGLPPLRGSLPRSVAAPVLKVRGRPKVWRNMVATQLGIPGEVLDVVDLAPTFFSEHTQKALRGSGIAVPEFGSYAPALWRYWAEHLDPDRARRDDPDGPLVGRHVIITGASSGIGRASAIAVAERGGCVFALARNGDALDDLVAEIRANGGQAYAFTCDVTDTGSVEHTVKDILGRFGHVDYLVNNAGRSIRRSVVNQTDRLHDYERVMAVNYFGAVRMVLALLPHWRERRFGHVVNVSSAGVQARSPKYSAYLPTKAALDAFSEVVATETLSDHVTFTNVHMPLVATPMIKPSRRLNPVPPITAEHAAAMVVRGLIDKPLRIDTPLGTLSEAGHYFTPKLSRRILHQVYLGYPDSAAARGEMTQQTPESVGKQQSSRRPKPPVRAAVASMRVPGPVKRLVRLVPGVHW, from the coding sequence ATGCGTTATGTCGTTACCGGCGGTACCGGGTTTATTGGGCGCCGCGTGGTGGCCCGTTTGTTGGACGCCCACCCGGACGCCGAAGTGTGGATCCTGGTCCGTCGCTCCTCGCTCGGCCGGTTCGAACGCCTGGCCAAAGCCTGGGGTGAGCGGGCGAAGCCGCTGGTCGGCGAGCTGACCGAGCCGAACCTTGGGCTGACCGACGACGCCCTGGCCGAGCTGGGCTCCGTCGACCACGTCGTGCACTGTGCGGCGATCTACGACATCACCGTCGGGGAGGCCGAGCAGCGCGCGGCCAACGTCGAGGGGACCCAGGCCGTCATCGAACTCGCTCGCCGACTCGACGCGACGCTGCACCACGTGTCGTCGATCGCGGTGGCCGGCGACTTCCACGGCGAGTACACCGAGGACGACTTCGACATCGGCCAACAGCTGCCAACGCCGTATCACCAGACGAAGTTCGAGGCCGAGCTGCTGGTGCGCTCTACATCGGGGCTGCGCTACCGGATCTACCGCCCCGCGGTGGTGGTGGGCGACTCGCGGACCGGTGAGATGGACAAGGTCGACGGCCCGTACTACTTCTTCGGCATGCTGGCCAAGCTGGCCGTGCTCCCCCGGCTGACGCCGATCATGTTGCCCGACACCGGCCGTACCAACATCGTGCCGGTCGACTATGTCGTCGACGCACTGGTCGAGCTGCTGCATGCCAACGGCCGCGACGGCCAGACCTTCCATCTGACATCTCCGAAAACCATTGGGCTGCGCGGCATTTACCGCGGCGTGGCCGGAGCCGCCGGCCTGCCGCCGCTGCGCGGGTCGCTGCCCCGGTCGGTTGCGGCGCCGGTGCTCAAGGTGCGGGGCCGGCCCAAGGTGTGGCGCAACATGGTCGCGACCCAGCTGGGCATCCCGGGCGAGGTGCTCGACGTCGTCGACCTGGCGCCTACCTTCTTCTCCGAGCACACGCAGAAAGCCTTGCGCGGCAGCGGAATCGCGGTCCCCGAGTTCGGCAGCTACGCACCGGCGCTGTGGCGGTACTGGGCCGAACATCTCGACCCCGATCGGGCCCGCCGCGACGACCCGGACGGCCCCCTGGTCGGCCGGCACGTGATCATCACCGGTGCGTCCAGCGGTATCGGCCGGGCATCCGCGATTGCGGTCGCCGAGCGTGGCGGATGCGTCTTCGCGCTGGCCCGCAACGGCGACGCGCTCGACGACCTGGTCGCCGAGATTCGCGCCAACGGCGGGCAGGCGTACGCGTTCACCTGCGACGTCACCGATACCGGGTCGGTCGAGCACACCGTCAAGGACATCCTGGGCCGCTTCGGTCACGTCGACTACCTGGTCAACAACGCGGGCCGGTCGATCCGCCGTTCGGTGGTCAACCAGACCGATCGACTGCACGACTACGAACGGGTGATGGCGGTCAACTACTTCGGCGCGGTTCGCATGGTGCTCGCGCTGCTGCCGCACTGGCGGGAGCGCCGGTTCGGGCACGTCGTCAACGTGTCCAGCGCGGGGGTTCAGGCGCGCAGCCCGAAATACAGCGCCTACCTCCCGACCAAGGCCGCACTGGACGCGTTCTCCGAAGTGGTTGCGACCGAGACACTCTCCGATCACGTCACGTTCACCAACGTGCACATGCCGTTGGTGGCCACCCCGATGATCAAGCCCTCGCGGCGGCTCAATCCCGTTCCGCCGATCACCGCCGAGCACGCGGCCGCGATGGTCGTCCGCGGCTTGATCGACAAGCCGCTTCGGATCGACACCCCGCTGGGCACGCTGTCCGAGGCCGGTCATTACTTCACCCCTAAGTTGTCGCGCCGCATCCTGCACCAGGTCTATCTCGGCTATCCGGATTCGGCCGCGGCGCGTGGCGAGATGACGCAGCAAACCCCGGAAAGCGTTGGGAAACAGCAGTCGTCGCGCAGGCCGAAACCGCCTGTTCGCGCGGCGGTGGCCAGCATGCGGGTCCCCGGTCCGGTAAAGCGGTTGGTACGTCTGGTTCCTGGAGTGCACTGGTAA